One genomic window of Cyprinus carpio isolate SPL01 chromosome A23, ASM1834038v1, whole genome shotgun sequence includes the following:
- the LOC109063718 gene encoding melanocyte protein PMEL-like isoform X3 yields MPLRLKFVKVPTTSDAMKLLSRILIMTCLSVALTIQVDRSDSKSRFNQHQTWNTKQFPVWKDGDPRYKNSWTGGQLKFEVGNDAPTLTGAKITFTIDIVFPHNQKVLPDGQVVWAKNCTINGTQFHVGEPVYPEENSVDEWNAVFPDVPLFSRQGDKQPPYVFVWKTWGKYWQVCDGPSSSLTIGTDDVPLGSYMMDVVIYHYRQKDKFIPIGYASTQFSITNQIPFAVSLMQVNDKDEGDRKFIQNRAVAFSITLHDPSQYLSQSDVTFNWNFGDGSGTVISRELTVTHTYTAAGAFKPQVVIQAAIPDSSCATPPNLPTEARPTTNTLTSESPIHPSEHITADLATSQSSAPIQKSTPASTMKTIPPTPTNGVQTGSSLEKVFDLRSASEMSEALNTATKTTLEATASDMEVMMEEDYTESQAYVSIIKRQAPNTNDCMIYRYGSFSTDIEIIEAIESVQIVQVTVADDFLLTQMEQIAVDFTVSCQGSLPTEVCTEISDADCHVPVTTICNAVSPSSDCQLILRHFFNDSGIFCVNVSMINDVSLAATNARVNINIAGSRLTYAGAAALLLGIMTVVSAMGAVVFAYKRLKGYQRLTEDTATCQSKDTSVSSMPVPFWSLMYQQGVDQKKGVV; encoded by the exons ATGCCTCTGAGACTGAAATTCGTTAAGGTCCCAACAACAAGTGACGCAATGAAGCTACTTTCAAGAATCCTAATAATGACCTGTTTGTCTGTGGCCTTAACAA TACAAGTTGACAGAAGCGACTCAAAATCAAGATTCAATCAACATCAGACATGGAATACAAAACAGTTCCCAGTGTGGAAAGATGGAGACCCACGCTACAAAAACAGCTGGACAG GTGGACAACTGAAGTTTGAAGTGGGAAATGATGCACCCACCTTGACCGGTGCCAAAATCACCTTCACCATTGACATTGTGTTCCCTCACAACCAGAAGGTCTTGCCAGATGGACAAGTTGTTTGGGCAAAAAACTGCACAATCAATG GCACACAGTTCCATGTGGGTGAGCCTGTCTATCCTGAGGAGAACTCTGTAGATGAATGGAACGCTGTGTTCCCTGATGTTCCTCTCTTTTCTAGACAAGGGGACAAGCAACCTCCCTATGTGTTTGTATGGAAAACATGGG GTAAATACTGGCAGGTGTGCGACGGGCCTTCCTCATCACTGACAATTGGCACTGATGATGTTCCTCTTGGCTCTTACATGATGGATGTTGTCATTTATCACTACAGGCAAAAAGATAAATTCATCCCTATTGGATATGCATCCACACAGTTCAGTATCACCA ACCAGATTCCCTTTGCGGTTTCCCTGATGCAGGTGAATGACAAAGATGAAGGCGATCGTAAATTCATCCAGAACAGAGCAGTGGCCTTCAGCATCACCCTTCATGACCCCAGCCAATACTTGAGCCAATCAGATGTGACTTTTAACTGGAACTTCGGGGATGGCAGTGGCACTGTAATCTCCAGGGAACTTACCGTCACACATACTTACACTGCAGCTGGAGCTTTCAAGCCCCAAGTTGTCATACAAGCAGCTATTCCGGATTCATCTTGTGCCACTCCACCAAACCTTCCCACTGAGGCCCGTCCCACCACCAACACCCTCACCTCTGAGAGCCCCATCCACCCTTCTGAACACATCACTGCAG ATCTTGCTACCAGTCAGTCTTCAGCTCCCATTCAGAAATCCACGCCTGCATCTACAATGAAAACTATTCCACCCACACCTACAAATGGAGTTCAGACAGGATCCAGCCTTGAGAAGGTCTTTGATCTTAGATCTGCATCTGAGATGTCTGAAGCTTTGAATACTGCGACAAAGACAACACTGGAGGCAACTG CCTCTGACATGGAGGTGATGATGGAGGAAGACTACACTGAAAGCCAGGCCTATGTATCAATAATAAAGCGTCAGGCTCCAAACACAAATGACTGTATGATTTACCGCTATGGATCCTTCTCAACTGATATTGAGATTATTG AGGCCATAGAGAGTGTGCAGATCGTCCAGGTCACTGTAGCTGATGATTTTCTGCTAACACAGATGGAGCAGATTGCTGTTGATTTCACTGTTTCCTGCCAAGGAAG CCTTCCTACTGAAGTGTGCACTGAAATATCGGATGCAGACTGCCATGTGCCAGTAACGACCATCTGCAATGCTGTGAGCCCCTCCTCAGACTGTCAACTCATCCTCCGACACTTCTTCAATGACTCTGGGATCTTCTGTGTCAATGTATCCATGATAAATGATGTCAGTCTGGCTGCCACAAATGCCAGGGTTAATATTAACATAG CAGGTTCCAGGTTGACATATGCAGGTGCCGCTGCCCTGTTGTTGGGCATCATGACTGTCGTATCAGCAATGGGTGCTGTGGTTTTTGCATATAA ACGTCTTAAAGGGTATCAAAGGCTGACTGAGGATACTGCTACATGCCAATCCAAAGACACTAGTGTGAGCTCAATGCCAGTGCCCTTCTGGAGCCTGATGTATCAGCAGGGAGTGGATCAGAAAAAAGGAGTGGTGTGA
- the LOC109063718 gene encoding melanocyte protein PMEL-like isoform X1, whose amino-acid sequence MPLRLKFVKVPTTSDAMKLLSRILIMTCLSVALTIQVDRSDSKSRFNQHQTWNTKQFPVWKDGDPRYKNSWTGGQLKFEVGNDAPTLTGAKITFTIDIVFPHNQKVLPDGQVVWAKNCTINGTQFHVGEPVYPEENSVDEWNAVFPDVPLFSRQGDKQPPYVFVWKTWGKYWQVCDGPSSSLTIGTDDVPLGSYMMDVVIYHYRQKDKFIPIGYASTQFSITNQIPFAVSLMQVNDKDEGDRKFIQNRAVAFSITLHDPSQYLSQSDVTFNWNFGDGSGTVISRELTVTHTYTAAGAFKPQVVIQAAIPDSSCATPPNLPTEARPTTNTLTSESPIHPSEHITADLATSQSSAPIQKSTPASTMKTIPPTPTNGVQTGSSLEKVFDLRSASEMSEALNTATKTTLEATASDMEVMMEEDYTESQAYVSIIKRQAPNTNDCMIYRYGSFSTDIEIIEAIESVQIVQVTVADDFLLTQMEQIAVDFTVSCQGRSGKTYSWNYKIQPDGEFTTLPLSSLPTEVCTEISDADCHVPVTTICNAVSPSSDCQLILRHFFNDSGIFCVNVSMINDVSLAATNARVNINIAGSRLTYAGAAALLLGIMTVVSAMGAVVFAYKRLKGYQRLTEDTATCQSKDTSVSSMPVPFWSLMYQQGVDQKKGVV is encoded by the exons ATGCCTCTGAGACTGAAATTCGTTAAGGTCCCAACAACAAGTGACGCAATGAAGCTACTTTCAAGAATCCTAATAATGACCTGTTTGTCTGTGGCCTTAACAA TACAAGTTGACAGAAGCGACTCAAAATCAAGATTCAATCAACATCAGACATGGAATACAAAACAGTTCCCAGTGTGGAAAGATGGAGACCCACGCTACAAAAACAGCTGGACAG GTGGACAACTGAAGTTTGAAGTGGGAAATGATGCACCCACCTTGACCGGTGCCAAAATCACCTTCACCATTGACATTGTGTTCCCTCACAACCAGAAGGTCTTGCCAGATGGACAAGTTGTTTGGGCAAAAAACTGCACAATCAATG GCACACAGTTCCATGTGGGTGAGCCTGTCTATCCTGAGGAGAACTCTGTAGATGAATGGAACGCTGTGTTCCCTGATGTTCCTCTCTTTTCTAGACAAGGGGACAAGCAACCTCCCTATGTGTTTGTATGGAAAACATGGG GTAAATACTGGCAGGTGTGCGACGGGCCTTCCTCATCACTGACAATTGGCACTGATGATGTTCCTCTTGGCTCTTACATGATGGATGTTGTCATTTATCACTACAGGCAAAAAGATAAATTCATCCCTATTGGATATGCATCCACACAGTTCAGTATCACCA ACCAGATTCCCTTTGCGGTTTCCCTGATGCAGGTGAATGACAAAGATGAAGGCGATCGTAAATTCATCCAGAACAGAGCAGTGGCCTTCAGCATCACCCTTCATGACCCCAGCCAATACTTGAGCCAATCAGATGTGACTTTTAACTGGAACTTCGGGGATGGCAGTGGCACTGTAATCTCCAGGGAACTTACCGTCACACATACTTACACTGCAGCTGGAGCTTTCAAGCCCCAAGTTGTCATACAAGCAGCTATTCCGGATTCATCTTGTGCCACTCCACCAAACCTTCCCACTGAGGCCCGTCCCACCACCAACACCCTCACCTCTGAGAGCCCCATCCACCCTTCTGAACACATCACTGCAG ATCTTGCTACCAGTCAGTCTTCAGCTCCCATTCAGAAATCCACGCCTGCATCTACAATGAAAACTATTCCACCCACACCTACAAATGGAGTTCAGACAGGATCCAGCCTTGAGAAGGTCTTTGATCTTAGATCTGCATCTGAGATGTCTGAAGCTTTGAATACTGCGACAAAGACAACACTGGAGGCAACTG CCTCTGACATGGAGGTGATGATGGAGGAAGACTACACTGAAAGCCAGGCCTATGTATCAATAATAAAGCGTCAGGCTCCAAACACAAATGACTGTATGATTTACCGCTATGGATCCTTCTCAACTGATATTGAGATTATTG AGGCCATAGAGAGTGTGCAGATCGTCCAGGTCACTGTAGCTGATGATTTTCTGCTAACACAGATGGAGCAGATTGCTGTTGATTTCACTGTTTCCTGCCAAGGAAGGTCTGGCAAAACATATAGCTGGAACTACAAAATACAGCCTGACGGAGAATTCACAACCTTGCCTCTTTCCAGCCTTCCTACTGAAGTGTGCACTGAAATATCGGATGCAGACTGCCATGTGCCAGTAACGACCATCTGCAATGCTGTGAGCCCCTCCTCAGACTGTCAACTCATCCTCCGACACTTCTTCAATGACTCTGGGATCTTCTGTGTCAATGTATCCATGATAAATGATGTCAGTCTGGCTGCCACAAATGCCAGGGTTAATATTAACATAG CAGGTTCCAGGTTGACATATGCAGGTGCCGCTGCCCTGTTGTTGGGCATCATGACTGTCGTATCAGCAATGGGTGCTGTGGTTTTTGCATATAA ACGTCTTAAAGGGTATCAAAGGCTGACTGAGGATACTGCTACATGCCAATCCAAAGACACTAGTGTGAGCTCAATGCCAGTGCCCTTCTGGAGCCTGATGTATCAGCAGGGAGTGGATCAGAAAAAAGGAGTGGTGTGA
- the LOC109063718 gene encoding melanocyte protein PMEL-like isoform X4, translating into MPLRLKFVKVPTTSDAMKLLSRILIMTCLSVALTIQVDRSDSKSRFNQHQTWNTKQFPVWKDGDPRYKNSWTGGQLKFEVGNDAPTLTGAKITFTIDIVFPHNQKVLPDGQVVWAKNCTINGTQFHVGEPVYPEENSVDEWNAVFPDVPLFSRQGDKQPPYVFVWKTWGKYWQVCDGPSSSLTIGTDDVPLGSYMMDVVIYHYRQKDKFIPIGYASTQFSITNQIPFAVSLMQVNDKDEGDRKFIQNRAVAFSITLHDPSQYLSQSDVTFNWNFGDGSGTVISRELTVTHTYTAAGAFKPQVVIQAAIPDSSCATPPNLPTEARPTTNTLTSESPIHPSEHITADLATSQSSAPIQKSTPASTMKTIPPTPTNGVQTGSSLEKVFDLRSASEMSEALNTATKTTLEATASDMEVMMEEDYTESQAYVSIIKRQAPNTNDCMIYRYGSFSTDIEIIEAIESVQIVQVTVADDFLLTQMEQIAVDFTVSCQGSLPTEVCTEISDADCHVPVTTICNAVSPSSDCQLILRHFFNDSGIFCVNVSMINDVSLAATNARVNINIGSRLTYAGAAALLLGIMTVVSAMGAVVFAYKRLKGYQRLTEDTATCQSKDTSVSSMPVPFWSLMYQQGVDQKKGVV; encoded by the exons ATGCCTCTGAGACTGAAATTCGTTAAGGTCCCAACAACAAGTGACGCAATGAAGCTACTTTCAAGAATCCTAATAATGACCTGTTTGTCTGTGGCCTTAACAA TACAAGTTGACAGAAGCGACTCAAAATCAAGATTCAATCAACATCAGACATGGAATACAAAACAGTTCCCAGTGTGGAAAGATGGAGACCCACGCTACAAAAACAGCTGGACAG GTGGACAACTGAAGTTTGAAGTGGGAAATGATGCACCCACCTTGACCGGTGCCAAAATCACCTTCACCATTGACATTGTGTTCCCTCACAACCAGAAGGTCTTGCCAGATGGACAAGTTGTTTGGGCAAAAAACTGCACAATCAATG GCACACAGTTCCATGTGGGTGAGCCTGTCTATCCTGAGGAGAACTCTGTAGATGAATGGAACGCTGTGTTCCCTGATGTTCCTCTCTTTTCTAGACAAGGGGACAAGCAACCTCCCTATGTGTTTGTATGGAAAACATGGG GTAAATACTGGCAGGTGTGCGACGGGCCTTCCTCATCACTGACAATTGGCACTGATGATGTTCCTCTTGGCTCTTACATGATGGATGTTGTCATTTATCACTACAGGCAAAAAGATAAATTCATCCCTATTGGATATGCATCCACACAGTTCAGTATCACCA ACCAGATTCCCTTTGCGGTTTCCCTGATGCAGGTGAATGACAAAGATGAAGGCGATCGTAAATTCATCCAGAACAGAGCAGTGGCCTTCAGCATCACCCTTCATGACCCCAGCCAATACTTGAGCCAATCAGATGTGACTTTTAACTGGAACTTCGGGGATGGCAGTGGCACTGTAATCTCCAGGGAACTTACCGTCACACATACTTACACTGCAGCTGGAGCTTTCAAGCCCCAAGTTGTCATACAAGCAGCTATTCCGGATTCATCTTGTGCCACTCCACCAAACCTTCCCACTGAGGCCCGTCCCACCACCAACACCCTCACCTCTGAGAGCCCCATCCACCCTTCTGAACACATCACTGCAG ATCTTGCTACCAGTCAGTCTTCAGCTCCCATTCAGAAATCCACGCCTGCATCTACAATGAAAACTATTCCACCCACACCTACAAATGGAGTTCAGACAGGATCCAGCCTTGAGAAGGTCTTTGATCTTAGATCTGCATCTGAGATGTCTGAAGCTTTGAATACTGCGACAAAGACAACACTGGAGGCAACTG CCTCTGACATGGAGGTGATGATGGAGGAAGACTACACTGAAAGCCAGGCCTATGTATCAATAATAAAGCGTCAGGCTCCAAACACAAATGACTGTATGATTTACCGCTATGGATCCTTCTCAACTGATATTGAGATTATTG AGGCCATAGAGAGTGTGCAGATCGTCCAGGTCACTGTAGCTGATGATTTTCTGCTAACACAGATGGAGCAGATTGCTGTTGATTTCACTGTTTCCTGCCAAGGAAG CCTTCCTACTGAAGTGTGCACTGAAATATCGGATGCAGACTGCCATGTGCCAGTAACGACCATCTGCAATGCTGTGAGCCCCTCCTCAGACTGTCAACTCATCCTCCGACACTTCTTCAATGACTCTGGGATCTTCTGTGTCAATGTATCCATGATAAATGATGTCAGTCTGGCTGCCACAAATGCCAGGGTTAATATTAACATAG GTTCCAGGTTGACATATGCAGGTGCCGCTGCCCTGTTGTTGGGCATCATGACTGTCGTATCAGCAATGGGTGCTGTGGTTTTTGCATATAA ACGTCTTAAAGGGTATCAAAGGCTGACTGAGGATACTGCTACATGCCAATCCAAAGACACTAGTGTGAGCTCAATGCCAGTGCCCTTCTGGAGCCTGATGTATCAGCAGGGAGTGGATCAGAAAAAAGGAGTGGTGTGA
- the LOC109063786 gene encoding tubulin alpha-1B chain-like: MRECISIHVGQAGVQIGNACWELYCLEHGIQPDGQMPSDKTIGGGDDSCNTFFSETGAGKHVPRAVFVDLEPTVIDEVRTGTYRQLFHPEQLITGKEDAANNYARGHYTIGKEIIDLVLDRIRKLADQCTGLQGFLVFHSFGGGTGSGFTSLLMERLSVDYGKKSKLEFSIYPAPQVSTAVVEPYNSILTTHTTLEHSDCAFMVDNEAIYDICRRNLDIERPTYTNLNRLISQIVSSITASLRFDGALNVDLTEFQTNLVPYPRIHFPLATYAPVISAEKAYHEQLSVAEITNACFEPANQMVKCDPRHGKYMACCLLYRGDVVPKDVNAAIATIKTKRTLQFVDWCPTGFKVGINYQPPTVVPGGDLAKVQRAVCMLSNTTAIAEAWARLDHKFDLMYAKRAFVHWYVGEGMEEGEFSEAREDMAALEKDYEEVGVDSIEGEGEEEGEEY, encoded by the exons ATG CGTGAGTGCATCTCTATCCACGTTGGTCAAGCTGGAGTCCAGATTGGCAATGCCTGCTGGGAACTCTATTGTCTTGAGCATGGCATCCAGCCGGATGGGCAGATGCCCAGTGACAAGACCATTGGAGGAGGTGATGATTCCTGCAATACCTTCTTCAGTGAGACGGGAGCTGGAAAGCACGTCCCCAGGGCTGTGTTTGTAGACCTGGAGCCCACTGTCATTG ATGAGGTGCGCACTGGGACATACCGTCAGCTGTTCCACCCTGAGCAGCTCATCACAGGAAAGGAAGATGCTGCCAATAACTACGCCCGTGGTCACTACACTATTGGAAAAGAAATCATTGACCTGGTGCTGGACAGGATTCGCAAACTG gctgacCAGTGCACAGGCCTCCAGGGTTTCCTGGTGTTCCACAGCTTTGGTGGTGGAACCGGTTCTGGCTTCACCTCTCTGCTGATGGAGCGTCTGTCTGTCGACTATGGCAAGAAGTCTAAGCTGGAGTTCTCCATCTACCCTGCTCCTCAGGTCTCCACCGCTGTGGTAGAGCCTTACAACTCCATCCTGACCACCCACACCACCCTAGAGCACTCTGACTGTGCCTTCATGGTAGACAATGAGGCCATTTACGATATTTGCCGTAGGAACCTTGACATTGAGCGTCCTACTTACACCAACCTCAACAGGCTGATCAGTCAGATTGTGTCCTCCATCACAGCCTCCCTCAGGTTTGATGGTGCCCTCAATGTCGATCTGACCGAGTTCCAGACCAACTTGGTGCCCTATCCACGTATCCACTTCCCATTGGCTACCTATGCCCCAGTGATCTCCGCAGAGAAGGCTTACCATGAGCAGCTCTCTGTGGCTGAAATCACTAATGCTTGCTTcgagccagccaatcagatggtGAAATGTGACCCACGTCACGGCAAGTACATGGCTTGCTGCCTGCTGTACCGTGGTGACGTGGTGCCCAAAGATGTGAATGCCGCAATCGCCACCATCAAGACCAAACGCACCCTCCAGTTTGTGGACTGGTGTCCCACTGGTTTCAAGGTTGGCATCAACTACCAGCCTCCCACTGTGGTTCCAGGTGGTGATCTGGCTAAAGTGCAGAGGGCCGTGTGCATGCTGAGCAACACCACAGCCATTGCTGAGGCCTGGGCTCGTCTCGACCATAAGTTCGATCTGATGTATGCCAAGCGTGCCTTTGTGCACTGGTATGTGGGTGAGGGTATGGAGGAGGGCGAGTTCTCAGAGGCCAGAGAGGACATGGCTGCCCTGGAGAAAGATTACGAGGAGGTCGGTGTCGACTCCATCGAGGGTGAAGGAGAAGAGGAGGGCGAGGAGTATTAA
- the LOC109063718 gene encoding melanocyte protein PMEL-like isoform X2 yields the protein MPLRLKFVKVPTTSDAMKLLSRILIMTCLSVALTIQVDRSDSKSRFNQHQTWNTKQFPVWKDGDPRYKNSWTGGQLKFEVGNDAPTLTGAKITFTIDIVFPHNQKVLPDGQVVWAKNCTINGTQFHVGEPVYPEENSVDEWNAVFPDVPLFSRQGDKQPPYVFVWKTWGKYWQVCDGPSSSLTIGTDDVPLGSYMMDVVIYHYRQKDKFIPIGYASTQFSITNQIPFAVSLMQVNDKDEGDRKFIQNRAVAFSITLHDPSQYLSQSDVTFNWNFGDGSGTVISRELTVTHTYTAAGAFKPQVVIQAAIPDSSCATPPNLPTEARPTTNTLTSESPIHPSEHITADLATSQSSAPIQKSTPASTMKTIPPTPTNGVQTGSSLEKVFDLRSASEMSEALNTATKTTLEATASDMEVMMEEDYTESQAYVSIIKRQAPNTNDCMIYRYGSFSTDIEIIEAIESVQIVQVTVADDFLLTQMEQIAVDFTVSCQGRSGKTYSWNYKIQPDGEFTTLPLSSLPTEVCTEISDADCHVPVTTICNAVSPSSDCQLILRHFFNDSGIFCVNVSMINDVSLAATNARVNINIGSRLTYAGAAALLLGIMTVVSAMGAVVFAYKRLKGYQRLTEDTATCQSKDTSVSSMPVPFWSLMYQQGVDQKKGVV from the exons ATGCCTCTGAGACTGAAATTCGTTAAGGTCCCAACAACAAGTGACGCAATGAAGCTACTTTCAAGAATCCTAATAATGACCTGTTTGTCTGTGGCCTTAACAA TACAAGTTGACAGAAGCGACTCAAAATCAAGATTCAATCAACATCAGACATGGAATACAAAACAGTTCCCAGTGTGGAAAGATGGAGACCCACGCTACAAAAACAGCTGGACAG GTGGACAACTGAAGTTTGAAGTGGGAAATGATGCACCCACCTTGACCGGTGCCAAAATCACCTTCACCATTGACATTGTGTTCCCTCACAACCAGAAGGTCTTGCCAGATGGACAAGTTGTTTGGGCAAAAAACTGCACAATCAATG GCACACAGTTCCATGTGGGTGAGCCTGTCTATCCTGAGGAGAACTCTGTAGATGAATGGAACGCTGTGTTCCCTGATGTTCCTCTCTTTTCTAGACAAGGGGACAAGCAACCTCCCTATGTGTTTGTATGGAAAACATGGG GTAAATACTGGCAGGTGTGCGACGGGCCTTCCTCATCACTGACAATTGGCACTGATGATGTTCCTCTTGGCTCTTACATGATGGATGTTGTCATTTATCACTACAGGCAAAAAGATAAATTCATCCCTATTGGATATGCATCCACACAGTTCAGTATCACCA ACCAGATTCCCTTTGCGGTTTCCCTGATGCAGGTGAATGACAAAGATGAAGGCGATCGTAAATTCATCCAGAACAGAGCAGTGGCCTTCAGCATCACCCTTCATGACCCCAGCCAATACTTGAGCCAATCAGATGTGACTTTTAACTGGAACTTCGGGGATGGCAGTGGCACTGTAATCTCCAGGGAACTTACCGTCACACATACTTACACTGCAGCTGGAGCTTTCAAGCCCCAAGTTGTCATACAAGCAGCTATTCCGGATTCATCTTGTGCCACTCCACCAAACCTTCCCACTGAGGCCCGTCCCACCACCAACACCCTCACCTCTGAGAGCCCCATCCACCCTTCTGAACACATCACTGCAG ATCTTGCTACCAGTCAGTCTTCAGCTCCCATTCAGAAATCCACGCCTGCATCTACAATGAAAACTATTCCACCCACACCTACAAATGGAGTTCAGACAGGATCCAGCCTTGAGAAGGTCTTTGATCTTAGATCTGCATCTGAGATGTCTGAAGCTTTGAATACTGCGACAAAGACAACACTGGAGGCAACTG CCTCTGACATGGAGGTGATGATGGAGGAAGACTACACTGAAAGCCAGGCCTATGTATCAATAATAAAGCGTCAGGCTCCAAACACAAATGACTGTATGATTTACCGCTATGGATCCTTCTCAACTGATATTGAGATTATTG AGGCCATAGAGAGTGTGCAGATCGTCCAGGTCACTGTAGCTGATGATTTTCTGCTAACACAGATGGAGCAGATTGCTGTTGATTTCACTGTTTCCTGCCAAGGAAGGTCTGGCAAAACATATAGCTGGAACTACAAAATACAGCCTGACGGAGAATTCACAACCTTGCCTCTTTCCAGCCTTCCTACTGAAGTGTGCACTGAAATATCGGATGCAGACTGCCATGTGCCAGTAACGACCATCTGCAATGCTGTGAGCCCCTCCTCAGACTGTCAACTCATCCTCCGACACTTCTTCAATGACTCTGGGATCTTCTGTGTCAATGTATCCATGATAAATGATGTCAGTCTGGCTGCCACAAATGCCAGGGTTAATATTAACATAG GTTCCAGGTTGACATATGCAGGTGCCGCTGCCCTGTTGTTGGGCATCATGACTGTCGTATCAGCAATGGGTGCTGTGGTTTTTGCATATAA ACGTCTTAAAGGGTATCAAAGGCTGACTGAGGATACTGCTACATGCCAATCCAAAGACACTAGTGTGAGCTCAATGCCAGTGCCCTTCTGGAGCCTGATGTATCAGCAGGGAGTGGATCAGAAAAAAGGAGTGGTGTGA